The Methanocella arvoryzae MRE50 genome includes a region encoding these proteins:
- a CDS encoding DUF2164 domain-containing protein: protein MRNKPGIKLTKEKRAEMISAIKSYYSAEREEEIGDLAAGLLLDFIIEELAPEFYNQGVQDSYNFMEKQLEDLLAIQKQ from the coding sequence ATGAGAAACAAACCCGGGATTAAGCTGACGAAAGAGAAGAGGGCTGAGATGATCTCTGCGATCAAGAGCTATTACTCCGCGGAGCGGGAAGAAGAGATCGGCGATCTGGCCGCAGGGCTGCTGTTAGATTTTATTATCGAAGAGCTGGCACCTGAGTTCTATAATCAGGGTGTTCAGGATTCCTATAACTTTATGGAAAAGCAGCTTGAGGATTTGCTGGCGATTCAAAAGCAATAG
- a CDS encoding FecCD family ABC transporter permease, whose amino-acid sequence MEVSVTRWAGISLVLFIVMILIAVVATAVGPANISPDKVVMIILSKVPVVQDYLTKVWTVGEEAIVINVRLPRVILGLLVGASLAVAGVTTQGIFKNPMADPYILGVSSGAAFGASAVIVLGVSVFLQSISITAGALAGALIVSFLVFNIARTRNRIPVETLLLSGIAVSAFFSAITSFLMYISGNSLNQIVFWVMGALWSSNWDDVLILAPFFVAGSLIVYAYSRDLNLMLLGDESAAHLGSDVTRVKYILLGVSSLMAAAAVSVTGIIGFVGLIIPHIMRLIVGPDHRVLIPASALVGAIFLVLADTFARMVIQPTEMPVGIVTALIGAPFFVYLLIRQKKTLRGV is encoded by the coding sequence ATGGAAGTCAGTGTTACCCGGTGGGCGGGTATTTCTTTAGTTCTCTTCATCGTCATGATCCTTATCGCCGTCGTGGCGACGGCTGTGGGTCCGGCGAATATCAGCCCTGATAAGGTTGTCATGATCATCCTGTCTAAAGTGCCCGTAGTGCAGGATTACCTTACGAAGGTCTGGACTGTCGGGGAAGAGGCTATCGTGATCAACGTCCGCCTTCCGAGAGTCATACTCGGACTGCTGGTAGGCGCTTCGCTGGCTGTTGCCGGCGTGACTACTCAGGGCATCTTCAAGAACCCGATGGCTGACCCATACATTCTTGGCGTCTCCTCTGGTGCCGCTTTTGGGGCGTCGGCGGTCATCGTCCTCGGGGTTAGCGTGTTTCTGCAGTCGATCAGCATCACGGCTGGAGCGCTTGCCGGGGCGCTGATTGTCTCTTTCCTCGTCTTCAACATCGCCCGGACACGCAACCGGATACCTGTAGAGACTTTGCTGCTCTCGGGTATCGCCGTTTCGGCGTTCTTCTCGGCTATCACCTCTTTCCTGATGTACATCTCCGGCAACAGCCTGAACCAGATCGTGTTCTGGGTGATGGGGGCGCTCTGGAGCAGCAACTGGGATGACGTCCTGATCCTGGCTCCGTTTTTCGTGGCCGGGTCGCTGATCGTCTACGCTTATTCCCGCGACCTGAACCTGATGCTGCTTGGGGACGAGAGCGCGGCGCACCTGGGATCGGACGTGACCCGGGTCAAGTATATCCTTCTGGGAGTATCTTCGCTAATGGCCGCTGCAGCAGTGTCTGTCACGGGCATTATCGGCTTTGTCGGCCTTATTATCCCCCACATCATGAGGCTGATCGTCGGGCCCGATCACAGGGTTCTTATACCTGCCTCGGCACTTGTAGGTGCGATTTTCCTTGTTCTCGCGGACACGTTTGCGAGGATGGTCATCCAGCCCACGGAAATGCCCGTAGGCATCGTGACAGCCCTGATCGGAGCCCCGTTCTTCGTATACCTCCTGATCAGGCAGAAGAAGACACTGAGGGGGGTGTGA
- a CDS encoding heme ABC transporter ATP-binding protein: protein MLDVTDLSCKYGNARILENIFFTTRKGECIGIIGPNGSGKSTLLKTLSKVMKPASGSIVVCGKELKDISMNELARSMAVVPQDTNVDFNFSCLDIVLMGRHPHLGRFAVEGKKDYDIARQSMELTNTWHLKDRNISELSGGERQRVIIARALTQEPSVLLLDEPVSHLDINHQIEIMELIQHLKNDRGLLVIVVIHDLNLAARYCDRLILLNENTIQAAGTPSEVLTREHIRRAFRADVLVRRHPMTGTIYITLLNSITTTEPESDGKTIHLVCGAGTGTQLMYQLKTAGYNLTAGVLNVLDTDHETALHLNVNTIVDAPFSPITPESYAANVDALKAADYVVLSDVPFGWGNIKNLEAVLEVSGAKPVILIAGWQNRDFTGGKAGELIQAILNKGAVEVTSADEVVRKLAEI, encoded by the coding sequence GTGCTCGATGTCACCGATCTGTCATGTAAATATGGCAATGCCAGAATCCTGGAAAACATCTTCTTCACCACCCGCAAAGGGGAATGCATCGGCATCATAGGGCCCAACGGTTCCGGCAAGTCCACGCTGCTCAAAACCCTGAGCAAAGTCATGAAGCCTGCCTCGGGCTCGATTGTAGTCTGCGGCAAAGAGCTGAAGGATATTTCCATGAACGAGCTTGCCCGCAGCATGGCTGTCGTGCCGCAGGATACGAATGTCGACTTCAACTTCAGCTGTCTCGACATCGTCCTCATGGGCAGGCATCCCCACCTGGGCAGGTTTGCCGTAGAGGGCAAAAAAGACTACGACATTGCCCGACAGTCTATGGAGCTGACGAATACCTGGCACCTCAAAGACCGGAACATTTCAGAGCTCAGCGGCGGCGAGCGGCAGCGGGTCATCATCGCCAGGGCGCTGACTCAGGAGCCCTCAGTTTTGCTGCTGGACGAGCCGGTGTCACACCTGGACATCAACCACCAGATCGAGATCATGGAGCTGATCCAGCACCTGAAAAACGACCGGGGCCTGCTGGTCATCGTCGTGATCCACGACCTGAACCTCGCAGCCCGGTACTGCGATCGCCTCATCCTGCTCAACGAGAACACCATCCAGGCCGCAGGCACTCCCTCTGAAGTGCTCACCCGGGAGCACATCCGCAGAGCCTTCCGGGCAGACGTGCTGGTACGCCGGCACCCTATGACCGGGACTATTTATATCACCCTGCTCAATTCGATCACAACGACGGAGCCAGAGTCTGATGGCAAGACCATCCACCTTGTATGCGGAGCAGGCACTGGCACACAACTGATGTACCAGCTTAAGACCGCGGGCTACAACCTCACTGCAGGCGTACTCAATGTCCTGGATACAGACCATGAGACCGCCCTGCACCTGAACGTAAATACGATAGTCGACGCACCATTCTCGCCCATAACTCCGGAGTCGTATGCGGCTAACGTGGACGCGCTGAAAGCAGCCGATTACGTCGTCCTGAGCGACGTCCCATTCGGCTGGGGCAACATCAAGAACCTCGAAGCCGTCCTCGAAGTGTCGGGCGCCAAACCGGTCATCTTAATCGCCGGCTGGCAGAATCGTGACTTCACTGGCGGCAAAGCAGGTGAGCTGATACAGGCCATATTGAATAAAGGGGCTGTCGAGGTCACGAGCGCTGATGAGGTAGTAAGAAAACTTGCAGAAATCTGA
- a CDS encoding winged helix-turn-helix transcriptional regulator, whose product MEILKTISYAGTMEVLASVVKGPKRFSDIMFETKLNPGILNRVLKTLITNGILEKCPNDEGYKLTEKGVKVSVYILKILEVSNANETPENLKLIKAMTLNLEQARNSISA is encoded by the coding sequence ATGGAAATATTGAAGACAATCTCATACGCCGGAACAATGGAAGTCCTGGCATCGGTCGTAAAGGGCCCGAAACGCTTCAGCGATATCATGTTCGAGACCAAGCTGAACCCGGGAATCCTGAACCGTGTCCTCAAGACCCTCATAACCAACGGAATTCTCGAGAAGTGCCCGAATGACGAGGGCTACAAGCTCACCGAGAAAGGAGTCAAAGTTTCCGTATACATTCTCAAGATCCTCGAAGTCTCTAACGCTAACGAGACCCCGGAGAACCTGAAACTGATCAAGGCCATGACTCTGAACCTTGAACAGGCCAGGAACTCAATATCTGCTTAA
- a CDS encoding GNAT family N-acetyltransferase, translating to MTDDVPITITPERPDTPDSLALIAELSRYIAPLYPHDSEHGLTPEEMVREGVAFFIIRSNGIPAGCGGVRFQGTEYGEIMRMYIRPEYRGQGLGKIVLKHLEEYSWEHGVKSLRLKTGIYQPEALGLYERLGYRLIPPFGSYRAHPLNRYYEKIRP from the coding sequence ATGACTGATGACGTGCCCATAACGATTACGCCGGAGCGGCCCGATACTCCGGATAGCCTTGCGCTTATCGCTGAGCTCAGCAGGTACATCGCACCCCTTTACCCCCATGACAGCGAGCACGGGCTGACGCCGGAGGAGATGGTCAGAGAAGGCGTGGCATTCTTTATTATTCGCTCTAACGGCATTCCTGCGGGCTGCGGAGGAGTCAGGTTCCAGGGTACAGAGTACGGGGAGATCATGCGAATGTACATCAGGCCTGAGTATCGGGGACAGGGGTTGGGCAAAATAGTGTTGAAGCACCTTGAGGAGTACTCGTGGGAACACGGTGTAAAATCGCTTCGGCTCAAAACTGGCATTTACCAGCCCGAAGCTCTCGGCCTGTATGAACGGCTGGGGTACCGGCTGATACCGCCCTTCGGCTCTTACAGGGCGCATCCGCTTAACAGATATTACGAAAAAATCAGGCCCTGA